One Candidatus Methylomirabilota bacterium genomic region harbors:
- a CDS encoding DUF748 domain-containing protein, protein MSTQELAQAQTRKQVSHRPGHYPAGPGLVFLFVVLPLLLLPVVVRHVAVQRLDALIPASVAIRDVDLNLFTGRAQVSDLVIGGDGTETILRVPTLDLQFSRRALLHRQMIIHTVMAHQPTLRLERTEDRRWNVTEIFRSLVEGDADTGEFTIARLDVQGGLITVVDHTTTPVAKSLVKDLALTIRPVPLIPEAKPGQVTGNFQLDGAPVQMSGTLHLSPFVTRLKVNATRVPLTFFQAYVQYFLSGAEAVAGDLDGRLNVVATLNQQEYLVIEMSGAIEGRGVAFGFPGNKKPFFRAARLTADPVRASNMPVVHAEVANVQLTGMTVRIERDHDGNFNLRRLWAAIPPEGGAGITPSGAPAPLAIRHLEARDSRMLFVDRTVTPTFTDELSPATVEVRKPSPKTDRASLKIKGILGGSAPVELSGWFTVARPLKVYLEGTVNDYELSRVNPYAVKYVRHQIQRGRVTTKVKYHYDAGNLDAGNEIRIRQIKVGDPIEDEFEGQVGIPLKLALALLEGLNGEITLKIPVEGKLDNPKFLFSSVVWKAVRNGILKALTAPFRLIGKIVTVGGKITAVRIDPIGFQPGSLKPDKRGVKRLDRLAAFLRKRPNVELQLRGRASRPEAKALARQRRRARGSTEQKLRKLAEDRARFIERALVRRRVAAKRLFVLTADPNAVKKRGAGRVEFRMLD, encoded by the coding sequence ATGTCGACCCAAGAGCTCGCACAGGCTCAAACCAGGAAGCAGGTATCTCACCGGCCTGGACACTATCCCGCCGGCCCCGGCCTGGTGTTTCTTTTTGTGGTGCTCCCCCTCCTCCTGTTGCCGGTGGTGGTGCGCCACGTGGCGGTGCAGCGTCTCGATGCCTTGATCCCTGCGTCCGTGGCCATTCGGGACGTCGACCTGAACCTCTTCACCGGCAGAGCACAGGTCTCGGATCTTGTCATCGGCGGCGACGGAACCGAGACCATCCTGCGGGTGCCGACGCTCGACCTGCAGTTTTCCCGGCGCGCCCTCCTTCACCGTCAAATGATCATACACACAGTGATGGCTCACCAGCCGACGCTGCGCCTCGAGCGGACCGAAGACCGTCGCTGGAACGTCACCGAAATTTTCCGCTCTCTGGTAGAGGGGGATGCAGATACCGGCGAATTCACGATCGCGCGCTTGGACGTGCAGGGAGGCCTGATTACTGTCGTGGATCACACGACCACACCGGTGGCGAAAAGTCTCGTCAAGGATCTTGCACTCACGATACGGCCGGTGCCGCTGATCCCCGAGGCGAAGCCTGGGCAGGTCACAGGTAACTTCCAATTAGATGGAGCCCCTGTCCAGATGAGCGGCACGCTTCATCTTAGTCCGTTTGTGACTCGGCTAAAGGTGAACGCCACGCGCGTACCCCTCACGTTCTTTCAGGCGTACGTGCAGTATTTCCTTAGCGGAGCAGAGGCCGTTGCCGGGGACCTCGACGGGCGCCTGAACGTGGTCGCGACCTTGAATCAGCAAGAATATCTTGTCATCGAGATGAGCGGCGCCATTGAGGGGCGTGGCGTGGCGTTCGGATTTCCTGGCAACAAAAAGCCATTCTTTCGCGCCGCGCGGCTCACGGCCGACCCCGTCCGGGCGAGCAATATGCCGGTCGTTCACGCCGAGGTCGCCAACGTCCAGCTCACTGGGATGACCGTCCGGATCGAGCGGGACCACGACGGTAATTTCAACCTTCGGCGGCTGTGGGCTGCTATCCCACCGGAGGGTGGGGCGGGCATAACCCCGTCAGGTGCTCCGGCACCTCTCGCGATCCGACATCTCGAGGCCCGTGACAGCCGCATGTTGTTCGTGGACAGGACGGTCACTCCGACCTTCACTGATGAGCTTTCCCCCGCGACAGTTGAGGTCCGCAAACCGTCCCCGAAGACTGATCGGGCCAGCCTCAAAATAAAAGGGATCCTGGGAGGGTCCGCCCCCGTAGAACTCAGCGGGTGGTTCACGGTCGCTCGGCCCCTCAAGGTCTACCTTGAAGGGACGGTCAACGACTACGAGTTATCGCGGGTGAACCCTTACGCGGTCAAGTACGTCCGGCACCAAATCCAGCGCGGCCGCGTAACCACCAAGGTAAAATACCACTATGATGCCGGCAACCTCGACGCCGGCAATGAGATCCGTATCCGCCAGATCAAAGTCGGCGACCCCATCGAAGACGAGTTCGAAGGGCAGGTCGGCATCCCCCTCAAGCTTGCCCTTGCCCTCCTCGAGGGCCTCAATGGCGAGATCACCCTGAAGATCCCAGTGGAGGGCAAACTTGACAATCCCAAGTTCCTATTCAGCAGCGTCGTCTGGAAGGCCGTCCGAAACGGGATCTTGAAGGCCCTCACAGCCCCCTTCCGGCTGATCGGCAAGATTGTAACGGTGGGGGGAAAAATCACCGCAGTGCGGATCGATCCCATTGGCTTTCAGCCAGGCTCACTCAAGCCAGATAAGCGAGGGGTGAAGCGACTTGACCGTCTCGCCGCCTTCCTGCGAAAGCGACCAAACGTTGAGCTTCAGCTGCGCGGGCGGGCGAGTCGCCCAGAGGCGAAAGCACTGGCGCGGCAGCGCCGTCGTGCCCGTGGCTCGACCGAGCAAAAATTGCGGAAGCTTGCCGAAGACCGCGCACGCTTCATCGAGCGGGCCCTTGTCCGCCGTCGGGTCGCGGCAAAGCGGCTCTTTGTCCTGACCGCCGATCCAAACGCCGTGAAAAAGCGGGGGGCCGGTCGGGTCGAGTTTCGCATGCTCGACTGA
- a CDS encoding pitrilysin family protein: MLVLGLALPRLADAAPVGRRVEMQNGLTLLVAERPMLPMVTVEVLIEAGSLREPKEKAGLANLTAELLPLGTASRTAPEISETIEFVGGGLSASASRDLASVSLTVLKRDLDLGLELLADVLMRPAFRKEEIARKVQELQGSIHRKQEDPGTVVQEAFASTLFGERPYGRPVEGTEESLPRITRKDLVEFHQRYYVPNNSILAAAGDVTLEEMQRALEKHLQGWSRKAIPSFEVSAVSPPASLQVVKIDREVTQANIVWGHLGIERKNPDYYALSVMNLILGGGGLTSRLMRSIREEKGWAYDVQSFFSARRLPGAFEVSLQTKNETAGSAIEEVLRQVRDIRENGVTAKELEEAKGFLTGSFPLRFETNRQVVSFLAAVEFYGLGMDYPDRYPEIIRAVTREDVLRVARRYLHPDRGILVVVADPAEVKLPF; this comes from the coding sequence ATGCTTGTGCTGGGTCTCGCCCTGCCGAGACTGGCCGACGCGGCGCCGGTCGGCCGCCGGGTCGAGATGCAGAATGGGTTGACCCTCCTCGTCGCGGAGCGGCCGATGCTCCCCATGGTCACAGTCGAGGTCCTGATCGAGGCTGGTTCCTTGCGCGAGCCGAAAGAGAAGGCGGGGCTTGCCAACCTCACCGCCGAGCTCCTGCCCCTGGGAACGGCTAGCCGAACGGCTCCCGAAATCAGTGAGACCATCGAGTTTGTGGGGGGAGGTCTCAGCGCCAGCGCCTCGAGGGACCTCGCCTCAGTATCACTGACCGTCCTAAAACGGGATTTGGATCTTGGCCTGGAACTGCTCGCGGATGTGCTGATGCGTCCGGCGTTTCGGAAGGAGGAGATCGCACGAAAGGTTCAGGAACTCCAGGGGAGTATCCACCGGAAGCAGGAAGATCCCGGCACGGTGGTCCAGGAGGCCTTTGCCTCAACCCTCTTCGGGGAACGTCCGTACGGCCGGCCGGTGGAGGGGACCGAAGAGAGCCTGCCCAGGATCACCCGGAAGGACCTGGTTGAGTTTCATCAGCGCTATTATGTCCCCAACAACAGCATCCTGGCGGCCGCAGGGGATGTGACACTCGAAGAGATGCAGCGTGCTTTAGAGAAACACCTCCAGGGCTGGTCACGGAAGGCGATTCCCTCCTTTGAGGTATCCGCCGTGTCTCCCCCTGCGAGCCTGCAGGTGGTAAAGATCGATCGGGAGGTGACCCAGGCCAATATTGTCTGGGGGCATTTGGGGATCGAGCGCAAGAATCCGGACTATTACGCCCTTTCAGTCATGAATCTGATCCTGGGAGGCGGGGGTTTGACCTCTCGCCTGATGCGGAGCATCCGTGAGGAAAAGGGCTGGGCCTACGACGTGCAGAGCTTCTTCAGCGCCCGCCGCTTGCCCGGGGCCTTCGAGGTGAGTCTTCAAACGAAAAACGAGACAGCGGGCTCAGCCATTGAGGAGGTGCTGCGCCAGGTCCGGGATATCCGCGAAAACGGGGTGACCGCGAAGGAGCTTGAGGAGGCCAAGGGCTTCTTGACCGGAAGCTTCCCCCTGCGGTTCGAGACGAATCGGCAAGTGGTGAGCTTTCTGGCTGCGGTCGAGTTTTACGGCCTGGGGATGGACTACCCCGACCGCTATCCCGAGATTATCCGCGCGGTGACCCGCGAGGATGTCCTTCGGGTCGCGCGCAGATACCTGCATCCGGATCGAGGCATCCTGGTGGTAGTGGCCGATCCTGCCGAGGTCAAGCTCCCCTTTTAA
- a CDS encoding pitrilysin family protein — protein MRRARWIPMACLLLALLPLLAHGTEAGGLDVFETTLDNGLKVLLLEEHKAPVVTFHIWYRVGSRNEQFGHTGLAHLVEHMMFKGTEKIGGQEFSRRVRRNGGRDNAFTSQDYTGYFVTIAADRIQLPLELEPDRMVNLRLDPAEVKRERSVVMEERRLRTEDDPSSALWEEVNAAAFKAYPYGHPVIGWMEDLRQLTRTDVQNFYKTYYVPNNAVVVVVGDFDRAQLLPRIQEAFGSIPRAPEPPPVRSDEPSQKGERRVMLRRQDARLPSLVAGYHAPNMKDPDSYALDMLEVILAGGKSARLYRHLVYEKQLALGAGAYYARVSAAPDLFSLYATSLPGKSVEELEQALFDEIERIKTELVSARELQKAKNQIEASFIFSQDSIFSLARQLASYEIVAGWRYWEVYLPGIRAVTREDVRRVAQKYLGSEKRTVGVLIPGDQQSTDSSQQSAVGSH, from the coding sequence GTGAGACGTGCGCGCTGGATACCCATGGCATGCTTGCTCCTGGCGCTGCTACCGCTCCTGGCGCACGGGACTGAAGCCGGGGGACTCGACGTCTTTGAGACCACACTGGACAACGGGCTCAAGGTGCTCTTGCTGGAGGAGCACAAGGCGCCTGTGGTCACGTTTCATATCTGGTACCGGGTCGGATCCCGGAACGAGCAATTCGGGCATACGGGTCTCGCGCATCTCGTCGAGCACATGATGTTCAAGGGGACCGAAAAGATCGGGGGGCAAGAGTTCAGCCGGCGGGTGCGCCGGAACGGAGGGCGCGATAACGCCTTCACCAGCCAGGACTATACTGGCTACTTCGTGACCATTGCGGCGGATCGCATTCAACTCCCCCTGGAGTTAGAACCGGATCGGATGGTCAACCTGCGCCTCGACCCCGCCGAGGTCAAGCGGGAGCGCAGCGTGGTCATGGAGGAGCGACGGTTGCGCACCGAGGACGACCCGTCGAGTGCGTTGTGGGAGGAGGTCAATGCGGCCGCGTTCAAGGCGTATCCCTACGGCCATCCGGTGATCGGCTGGATGGAGGACCTGCGGCAGCTGACCCGCACAGATGTCCAAAATTTTTATAAAACGTACTATGTCCCGAACAACGCGGTGGTCGTCGTGGTTGGGGACTTTGACCGCGCACAACTTCTCCCGAGGATCCAGGAGGCGTTTGGCTCGATTCCCCGGGCCCCCGAGCCACCCCCCGTACGCAGCGACGAACCGTCGCAAAAGGGGGAACGGCGGGTCATGCTCAGACGGCAGGACGCCCGGCTTCCCTCCCTTGTTGCCGGCTATCATGCCCCGAACATGAAGGATCCTGATAGCTACGCCCTGGACATGCTCGAAGTGATCCTCGCTGGTGGAAAAAGTGCACGGCTTTACCGGCATCTGGTCTACGAAAAGCAGCTTGCCTTGGGTGCGGGTGCCTATTATGCCCGGGTCTCCGCTGCCCCAGACCTTTTTAGTCTCTATGCGACCTCGCTTCCCGGCAAGAGCGTGGAGGAACTGGAGCAGGCACTGTTTGATGAGATCGAGCGGATCAAGACAGAGCTGGTCTCGGCCCGGGAACTTCAGAAGGCCAAAAACCAGATCGAGGCTAGTTTCATCTTTAGTCAGGACTCGATTTTCAGCCTGGCCCGGCAGCTGGCGTCCTACGAGATTGTGGCAGGGTGGCGCTACTGGGAGGTGTACCTTCCCGGGATTCGTGCCGTGACCCGCGAAGATGTCCGGCGGGTGGCCCAGAAGTACCTTGGGAGCGAGAAGCGGACGGTGGGAGTCCTTATCCCGGGAGACCAGCAATCAACAGACAGCAGTCAGCAATCAGCGGTCGGCAGTCACTAA
- a CDS encoding DUF192 domain-containing protein, translating into MITRRSLPWILVCVLSAGVEVAAGAQVRIGDRAVVTVEVAQTEAEKIRGLSGREGLAPGRGILFVYEAPARPLIWMRGMRFPLDILWIRDGRVVDLVTGAKPPAPGEAPQVFSPREEVHYVLEVPAGFAKRHGVRLDDPVQINLERGGEQ; encoded by the coding sequence ATGATTACCCGCCGGTCTCTCCCCTGGATTCTTGTCTGCGTGCTGAGTGCTGGAGTCGAGGTGGCTGCAGGGGCTCAGGTACGGATCGGGGACCGAGCGGTGGTGACAGTCGAAGTGGCCCAGACCGAGGCGGAGAAAATCCGCGGGCTCAGCGGACGGGAGGGCCTGGCGCCTGGAAGGGGAATACTGTTTGTGTACGAGGCGCCGGCCCGGCCGCTCATATGGATGCGGGGCATGAGGTTTCCCCTTGATATCCTCTGGATTCGGGATGGACGCGTGGTGGATCTGGTGACGGGAGCGAAACCACCGGCTCCGGGCGAGGCCCCCCAGGTCTTTTCGCCGCGTGAAGAGGTTCACTATGTACTCGAAGTTCCTGCCGGCTTTGCCAAGCGCCATGGGGTCCGCCTCGACGACCCGGTCCAAATCAACCTGGAGAGGGGAGGGGAGCAGTGA
- a CDS encoding trypsin-like peptidase domain-containing protein codes for MMRKPGVIRTTALIAAALIIVFLDVHPSPRQPSEALAVLPVVWAATPEGELTAAEEVIIRVYREVGPAVVNITSTAMVYDFFFNVVPQQGAGSGFIIDKRGHIITNNHVVEDARRLEVTLASGKKVSARLIGRDPFNDLAVIKIDVPDEKFHIVRLGDSDQLRVGQMAIAIGNPFGLDRTVTSGVVSSLDRTLRADNGREIRGVIQTDAAINPGNSGGPLLNSRGEVIGINTAIFSPSGGSVGIGFAIPINKVKRIVPQLITKGRVSHPWLGISGLTLTPEISRTLSLRVEQGVLVVRVTRRSPAARAGIRGGRRRIRIGNTILRVGGDVLVGVDGQEIKSMRDLIAYFDDQKRVGQTVELEILRDGLRIMITATLGELPKELS; via the coding sequence ATGATGCGAAAACCGGGGGTGATTAGGACGACCGCCCTGATCGCTGCCGCATTGATCATTGTGTTTCTGGACGTCCACCCGTCCCCGCGCCAGCCGAGTGAAGCGCTGGCGGTGCTTCCTGTCGTTTGGGCAGCGACCCCGGAGGGGGAGCTGACCGCCGCGGAGGAAGTCATCATCCGGGTCTATCGAGAGGTCGGCCCGGCGGTGGTCAACATCACCAGCACGGCGATGGTCTACGATTTCTTCTTTAACGTGGTTCCCCAGCAAGGGGCTGGCTCGGGCTTCATCATCGATAAGAGGGGACATATCATCACCAACAATCACGTGGTCGAAGATGCCAGACGCCTCGAAGTGACGCTCGCCAGTGGAAAAAAGGTGTCGGCGAGGCTCATCGGTCGGGATCCCTTCAATGACCTGGCCGTGATCAAGATCGATGTACCGGATGAGAAGTTCCACATCGTCCGGCTCGGGGACTCGGACCAGCTCCGGGTCGGACAGATGGCTATCGCCATCGGCAACCCCTTCGGCCTTGACCGGACGGTCACCAGCGGCGTGGTGAGCTCACTCGATAGAACGCTCCGGGCCGACAATGGGCGAGAGATCCGGGGCGTGATCCAGACCGACGCCGCCATCAACCCTGGCAATAGCGGCGGACCCCTTCTGAATTCCCGCGGCGAAGTGATCGGGATCAATACGGCCATCTTCAGCCCGAGCGGCGGTTCGGTGGGGATTGGGTTTGCGATTCCCATCAACAAGGTCAAGCGCATTGTTCCGCAATTGATCACCAAAGGTCGGGTAAGCCATCCCTGGCTTGGCATCTCCGGGCTTACCCTGACGCCGGAGATTAGTCGGACCCTAAGCCTGCGCGTCGAGCAGGGGGTGTTGGTGGTCCGTGTGACCCGGCGATCACCCGCGGCCCGGGCGGGCATTCGAGGAGGAAGGCGCCGGATTCGGATCGGCAACACCATCCTCCGGGTTGGTGGCGATGTGCTTGTGGGCGTCGATGGGCAAGAAATTAAGAGCATGAGGGACCTCATCGCCTACTTCGATGATCAGAAAAGGGTCGGCCAGACGGTGGAGCTCGAGATCCTGCGCGATGGCCTACGCATCATGATCACCGCGACATTGGGCGAGCTGCCGAAGGAATTATCATGA
- a CDS encoding desulfoferrodoxin codes for MPVVNEVYVCERCGLEVQVLKAGHCIPQCCGQEMRRKP; via the coding sequence GTGCCTGTGGTGAACGAAGTCTATGTCTGCGAACGATGTGGCCTGGAAGTGCAGGTGCTCAAGGCAGGCCACTGCATCCCCCAATGTTGTGGGCAGGAGATGCGGCGTAAGCCGTGA